A window of Tursiops truncatus isolate mTurTru1 chromosome 8, mTurTru1.mat.Y, whole genome shotgun sequence contains these coding sequences:
- the BSCL2 gene encoding seipin isoform X6, translating into MKESISYPEGPSIPHILENVMSYRYQLLDHHFNVLATSTRAEDPGAARSIRKMSKEMADQREEGAAGERVACRDQIKESDKDEEPPAASSHGQGWRPGGRAPRNSRPEPGARPPALPIMVNDPPVPALLWAQEMGHVLAGRARKLLLQFGVLFCTILLLLWVSVFLYGSFYYSYMPTVSHLSPVHFYYRTDCDSSASLLCSFPVANVSLAKGGRDRRWGYLGQVLMYGQPYRVTLELELPESPVNQDLGMFLVTISCYTRGGRIISTSSRSYVPTTGAVIEIHSKRVQLYGAYLRIHAHFTGLRYLLYNFPMTCAFVGVASNFTFLSVIVLFSYMQWVWRGIWPRHRLSLQVNIRNRDRSHKEVQRRISAHQPGGTGPQGQEESTQLSPITEDRESRADPSEPEGQLSEEEKPDQQPLSGEEELEPEASDGSGSWEDAALLTEANLPVSATALAPETVGSSEPSTGTVRQRPICSSS; encoded by the exons GGGCCCTCCATTCCCCATATCCTGGAAAATGTGATGAGCTACAGGTATCAGCTTCTAGATCACCACTTTAACGTTCTAGCTACAAGTACTCGAGCAGAAGATCCAGGGGCAGCGAGGTCCATCAGGAAGATGTCTAAAGAAATGGCAGACCAAAGAGAAGAAGGAGCAGCTGGGGAAAGAGTGGCATGCAGAGATCAGATCAAAGAATCGGACAAAGACGAG GAACCACCAGCTGCTTCATCCCATGGCCAGGGGTGGCGTCCAGGTGGCAGAGCACCTAGGAACTCAAGGCCTGAACCCGGGGCCAGACCCCCTGCACTCCCCATCATGGTCAATGACCCACCAGTACCTGCCTTACTGTGGGCCCAGGAGATGGGCCACGTCCTGGCAGGCCGTGCCCGCAAGCTGCTCCTGCAGTTCGGGGTGCTCTTCTGTACCATCCTGCTCCTGCTCTGGGTGTCTGTCTTCCTCTATGGCTCCTTCTACTATTCCTACATGCCGACAGTCAGCCACCTCAGCCCCGTGCATTTCTACTACAG GACCGACTGTGATTCCTCCGCCTCCTTACTCTGCTCCTTCCCTGTTGCCAATGTCTCACTGGCTAAGGGTGGACGTGATCGG agatgggGCTACCTTGGGCAGGTGCTGATGTATGGACAGCCGTACCGCGTTACCTTAGAGCTTGAGCTGCCAGAGTCTCCTGTGAATCAAGATTTGGGCATGTTCTTGGTCACCATTTCATGCTACACCAGAGGCGGCCGAATCATCTCCACCTCTTCCCGCTCC TATGTGCCGACCACCGGAGCCGTCATCGAGATCCACAGCAAGCGCGTCCAGCTGTACGGAGCCTACCTCCGCATCCACGCCCACTTCACTGGGCTCAG GTACCTGCTGTACAACTTCCCGATGACCTGCGCTTTCGTTGGCGTCGCCAGCAACTTCACCTTCCTCAGCGTCATCGTGCTGTTCAGCTACATGCAGTGGGTGTGGCGGGGCATCTGGCCCCGACACCGCCTCTCTCTGCAG GTAAACATCCGAAACAGAGACAGGTCCCACAAGGAAGTCCAGCGGAGGATCTCTGCCCATCAGCCAGG AGGCACAGGGCCCCAAGGCCAGGAGGAGTCCACTCAGCTGTCACCCATTACAGAGGATCGTGAGAGCCGTGCAGATCCCTCGGAGCCAG AAGGCCAGCTGTCTGAGGAGGAGAAACCAGATCAACAGCCCCTGAGTGGCGAGGAGGAGCTAGAGCCCGAGGCCAGTGACG GTTCAGGCTCCTGGGAAGATGCAGCTCTGCTGACGGAGGCCAACCTGCCTGTTTCTGCCACTGCCCTTGCCCCGGAAACCGTGGGCAGCTCTGAACCCTCCACAGGCACTGTCCGACAGCGCCCCATTTGCTCTAGTTCCTGA
- the BSCL2 gene encoding seipin isoform X4 — protein sequence MKESISYPEGPSIPHILENVMSYRYQLLDHHFNVLATSTRAEDPGAARSIRKMSKEMADQREEGAAGERVACRDQIKESDKDEEPPAASSHGQGWRPGGRAPRNSRPEPGARPPALPIMVNDPPVPALLWAQEMGHVLAGRARKLLLQFGVLFCTILLLLWVSVFLYGSFYYSYMPTVSHLSPVHFYYRTDCDSSASLLCSFPVANVSLAKGGRDRVLMYGQPYRVTLELELPESPVNQDLGMFLVTISCYTRGGRIISTSSRSVMLHYRSNLLQMLDTLVFSSLLLFGFAEQKQVLEVELYPEYRENSYVPTTGAVIEIHSKRVQLYGAYLRIHAHFTGLRYLLYNFPMTCAFVGVASNFTFLSVIVLFSYMQWVWRGIWPRHRLSLQVNIRNRDRSHKEVQRRISAHQPGPQGQEESTQLSPITEDRESRADPSEPEGQLSEEEKPDQQPLSGEEELEPEASDGSGSWEDAALLTEANLPVSATALAPETVGSSEPSTGTVRQRPICSSS from the exons GGGCCCTCCATTCCCCATATCCTGGAAAATGTGATGAGCTACAGGTATCAGCTTCTAGATCACCACTTTAACGTTCTAGCTACAAGTACTCGAGCAGAAGATCCAGGGGCAGCGAGGTCCATCAGGAAGATGTCTAAAGAAATGGCAGACCAAAGAGAAGAAGGAGCAGCTGGGGAAAGAGTGGCATGCAGAGATCAGATCAAAGAATCGGACAAAGACGAG GAACCACCAGCTGCTTCATCCCATGGCCAGGGGTGGCGTCCAGGTGGCAGAGCACCTAGGAACTCAAGGCCTGAACCCGGGGCCAGACCCCCTGCACTCCCCATCATGGTCAATGACCCACCAGTACCTGCCTTACTGTGGGCCCAGGAGATGGGCCACGTCCTGGCAGGCCGTGCCCGCAAGCTGCTCCTGCAGTTCGGGGTGCTCTTCTGTACCATCCTGCTCCTGCTCTGGGTGTCTGTCTTCCTCTATGGCTCCTTCTACTATTCCTACATGCCGACAGTCAGCCACCTCAGCCCCGTGCATTTCTACTACAG GACCGACTGTGATTCCTCCGCCTCCTTACTCTGCTCCTTCCCTGTTGCCAATGTCTCACTGGCTAAGGGTGGACGTGATCGG GTGCTGATGTATGGACAGCCGTACCGCGTTACCTTAGAGCTTGAGCTGCCAGAGTCTCCTGTGAATCAAGATTTGGGCATGTTCTTGGTCACCATTTCATGCTACACCAGAGGCGGCCGAATCATCTCCACCTCTTCCCGCTCC GTGATGCTGCATTACCGTTCAAACCTGCTCCAGATGCTTGACACACTGGTCTTCTCTAGCCTCCTGCTGTTTGGCTTTGCAGAGCAGAAGCAGGTCCTGGAGGTGGAGCTGTACCCAGAATACAGGGAGAACTCG TATGTGCCGACCACCGGAGCCGTCATCGAGATCCACAGCAAGCGCGTCCAGCTGTACGGAGCCTACCTCCGCATCCACGCCCACTTCACTGGGCTCAG GTACCTGCTGTACAACTTCCCGATGACCTGCGCTTTCGTTGGCGTCGCCAGCAACTTCACCTTCCTCAGCGTCATCGTGCTGTTCAGCTACATGCAGTGGGTGTGGCGGGGCATCTGGCCCCGACACCGCCTCTCTCTGCAG GTAAACATCCGAAACAGAGACAGGTCCCACAAGGAAGTCCAGCGGAGGATCTCTGCCCATCAGCCAG GGCCCCAAGGCCAGGAGGAGTCCACTCAGCTGTCACCCATTACAGAGGATCGTGAGAGCCGTGCAGATCCCTCGGAGCCAG AAGGCCAGCTGTCTGAGGAGGAGAAACCAGATCAACAGCCCCTGAGTGGCGAGGAGGAGCTAGAGCCCGAGGCCAGTGACG GTTCAGGCTCCTGGGAAGATGCAGCTCTGCTGACGGAGGCCAACCTGCCTGTTTCTGCCACTGCCCTTGCCCCGGAAACCGTGGGCAGCTCTGAACCCTCCACAGGCACTGTCCGACAGCGCCCCATTTGCTCTAGTTCCTGA
- the BSCL2 gene encoding seipin isoform X2: MKESISYPEGPSIPHILENVMSYRYQLLDHHFNVLATSTRAEDPGAARSIRKMSKEMADQREEGAAGERVACRDQIKESDKDEEPPAASSHGQGWRPGGRAPRNSRPEPGARPPALPIMVNDPPVPALLWAQEMGHVLAGRARKLLLQFGVLFCTILLLLWVSVFLYGSFYYSYMPTVSHLSPVHFYYRTDCDSSASLLCSFPVANVSLAKGGRDRRWGYLGQVLMYGQPYRVTLELELPESPVNQDLGMFLVTISCYTRGGRIISTSSRSVMLHYRSNLLQMLDTLVFSSLLLFGFAEQKQVLEVELYPEYRENSYVPTTGAVIEIHSKRVQLYGAYLRIHAHFTGLRYLLYNFPMTCAFVGVASNFTFLSVIVLFSYMQWVWRGIWPRHRLSLQVNIRNRDRSHKEVQRRISAHQPGPQGQEESTQLSPITEDRESRADPSEPEGQLSEEEKPDQQPLSGEEELEPEASDGSGSWEDAALLTEANLPVSATALAPETVGSSEPSTGTVRQRPICSSS; the protein is encoded by the exons GGGCCCTCCATTCCCCATATCCTGGAAAATGTGATGAGCTACAGGTATCAGCTTCTAGATCACCACTTTAACGTTCTAGCTACAAGTACTCGAGCAGAAGATCCAGGGGCAGCGAGGTCCATCAGGAAGATGTCTAAAGAAATGGCAGACCAAAGAGAAGAAGGAGCAGCTGGGGAAAGAGTGGCATGCAGAGATCAGATCAAAGAATCGGACAAAGACGAG GAACCACCAGCTGCTTCATCCCATGGCCAGGGGTGGCGTCCAGGTGGCAGAGCACCTAGGAACTCAAGGCCTGAACCCGGGGCCAGACCCCCTGCACTCCCCATCATGGTCAATGACCCACCAGTACCTGCCTTACTGTGGGCCCAGGAGATGGGCCACGTCCTGGCAGGCCGTGCCCGCAAGCTGCTCCTGCAGTTCGGGGTGCTCTTCTGTACCATCCTGCTCCTGCTCTGGGTGTCTGTCTTCCTCTATGGCTCCTTCTACTATTCCTACATGCCGACAGTCAGCCACCTCAGCCCCGTGCATTTCTACTACAG GACCGACTGTGATTCCTCCGCCTCCTTACTCTGCTCCTTCCCTGTTGCCAATGTCTCACTGGCTAAGGGTGGACGTGATCGG agatgggGCTACCTTGGGCAGGTGCTGATGTATGGACAGCCGTACCGCGTTACCTTAGAGCTTGAGCTGCCAGAGTCTCCTGTGAATCAAGATTTGGGCATGTTCTTGGTCACCATTTCATGCTACACCAGAGGCGGCCGAATCATCTCCACCTCTTCCCGCTCC GTGATGCTGCATTACCGTTCAAACCTGCTCCAGATGCTTGACACACTGGTCTTCTCTAGCCTCCTGCTGTTTGGCTTTGCAGAGCAGAAGCAGGTCCTGGAGGTGGAGCTGTACCCAGAATACAGGGAGAACTCG TATGTGCCGACCACCGGAGCCGTCATCGAGATCCACAGCAAGCGCGTCCAGCTGTACGGAGCCTACCTCCGCATCCACGCCCACTTCACTGGGCTCAG GTACCTGCTGTACAACTTCCCGATGACCTGCGCTTTCGTTGGCGTCGCCAGCAACTTCACCTTCCTCAGCGTCATCGTGCTGTTCAGCTACATGCAGTGGGTGTGGCGGGGCATCTGGCCCCGACACCGCCTCTCTCTGCAG GTAAACATCCGAAACAGAGACAGGTCCCACAAGGAAGTCCAGCGGAGGATCTCTGCCCATCAGCCAG GGCCCCAAGGCCAGGAGGAGTCCACTCAGCTGTCACCCATTACAGAGGATCGTGAGAGCCGTGCAGATCCCTCGGAGCCAG AAGGCCAGCTGTCTGAGGAGGAGAAACCAGATCAACAGCCCCTGAGTGGCGAGGAGGAGCTAGAGCCCGAGGCCAGTGACG GTTCAGGCTCCTGGGAAGATGCAGCTCTGCTGACGGAGGCCAACCTGCCTGTTTCTGCCACTGCCCTTGCCCCGGAAACCGTGGGCAGCTCTGAACCCTCCACAGGCACTGTCCGACAGCGCCCCATTTGCTCTAGTTCCTGA
- the BSCL2 gene encoding seipin isoform X5: protein MSYRYQLLDHHFNVLATSTRAEDPGAARSIRKMSKEMADQREEGAAGERVACRDQIKESDKDEEPPAASSHGQGWRPGGRAPRNSRPEPGARPPALPIMVNDPPVPALLWAQEMGHVLAGRARKLLLQFGVLFCTILLLLWVSVFLYGSFYYSYMPTVSHLSPVHFYYRTDCDSSASLLCSFPVANVSLAKGGRDRRWGYLGQVLMYGQPYRVTLELELPESPVNQDLGMFLVTISCYTRGGRIISTSSRSVMLHYRSNLLQMLDTLVFSSLLLFGFAEQKQVLEVELYPEYRENSYVPTTGAVIEIHSKRVQLYGAYLRIHAHFTGLRYLLYNFPMTCAFVGVASNFTFLSVIVLFSYMQWVWRGIWPRHRLSLQVNIRNRDRSHKEVQRRISAHQPGGTGPQGQEESTQLSPITEDRESRADPSEPEGQLSEEEKPDQQPLSGEEELEPEASDGSGSWEDAALLTEANLPVSATALAPETVGSSEPSTGTVRQRPICSSS, encoded by the exons ATGAGCTACAGGTATCAGCTTCTAGATCACCACTTTAACGTTCTAGCTACAAGTACTCGAGCAGAAGATCCAGGGGCAGCGAGGTCCATCAGGAAGATGTCTAAAGAAATGGCAGACCAAAGAGAAGAAGGAGCAGCTGGGGAAAGAGTGGCATGCAGAGATCAGATCAAAGAATCGGACAAAGACGAG GAACCACCAGCTGCTTCATCCCATGGCCAGGGGTGGCGTCCAGGTGGCAGAGCACCTAGGAACTCAAGGCCTGAACCCGGGGCCAGACCCCCTGCACTCCCCATCATGGTCAATGACCCACCAGTACCTGCCTTACTGTGGGCCCAGGAGATGGGCCACGTCCTGGCAGGCCGTGCCCGCAAGCTGCTCCTGCAGTTCGGGGTGCTCTTCTGTACCATCCTGCTCCTGCTCTGGGTGTCTGTCTTCCTCTATGGCTCCTTCTACTATTCCTACATGCCGACAGTCAGCCACCTCAGCCCCGTGCATTTCTACTACAG GACCGACTGTGATTCCTCCGCCTCCTTACTCTGCTCCTTCCCTGTTGCCAATGTCTCACTGGCTAAGGGTGGACGTGATCGG agatgggGCTACCTTGGGCAGGTGCTGATGTATGGACAGCCGTACCGCGTTACCTTAGAGCTTGAGCTGCCAGAGTCTCCTGTGAATCAAGATTTGGGCATGTTCTTGGTCACCATTTCATGCTACACCAGAGGCGGCCGAATCATCTCCACCTCTTCCCGCTCC GTGATGCTGCATTACCGTTCAAACCTGCTCCAGATGCTTGACACACTGGTCTTCTCTAGCCTCCTGCTGTTTGGCTTTGCAGAGCAGAAGCAGGTCCTGGAGGTGGAGCTGTACCCAGAATACAGGGAGAACTCG TATGTGCCGACCACCGGAGCCGTCATCGAGATCCACAGCAAGCGCGTCCAGCTGTACGGAGCCTACCTCCGCATCCACGCCCACTTCACTGGGCTCAG GTACCTGCTGTACAACTTCCCGATGACCTGCGCTTTCGTTGGCGTCGCCAGCAACTTCACCTTCCTCAGCGTCATCGTGCTGTTCAGCTACATGCAGTGGGTGTGGCGGGGCATCTGGCCCCGACACCGCCTCTCTCTGCAG GTAAACATCCGAAACAGAGACAGGTCCCACAAGGAAGTCCAGCGGAGGATCTCTGCCCATCAGCCAGG AGGCACAGGGCCCCAAGGCCAGGAGGAGTCCACTCAGCTGTCACCCATTACAGAGGATCGTGAGAGCCGTGCAGATCCCTCGGAGCCAG AAGGCCAGCTGTCTGAGGAGGAGAAACCAGATCAACAGCCCCTGAGTGGCGAGGAGGAGCTAGAGCCCGAGGCCAGTGACG GTTCAGGCTCCTGGGAAGATGCAGCTCTGCTGACGGAGGCCAACCTGCCTGTTTCTGCCACTGCCCTTGCCCCGGAAACCGTGGGCAGCTCTGAACCCTCCACAGGCACTGTCCGACAGCGCCCCATTTGCTCTAGTTCCTGA
- the BSCL2 gene encoding seipin isoform X3, with amino-acid sequence MKESISYPEGPSIPHILENVMSYRYQLLDHHFNVLATSTRAEDPGAARSIRKMSKEMADQREEGAAGERVACRDQIKESDKDEEPPAASSHGQGWRPGGRAPRNSRPEPGARPPALPIMVNDPPVPALLWAQEMGHVLAGRARKLLLQFGVLFCTILLLLWVSVFLYGSFYYSYMPTVSHLSPVHFYYRTDCDSSASLLCSFPVANVSLAKGGRDRVLMYGQPYRVTLELELPESPVNQDLGMFLVTISCYTRGGRIISTSSRSVMLHYRSNLLQMLDTLVFSSLLLFGFAEQKQVLEVELYPEYRENSYVPTTGAVIEIHSKRVQLYGAYLRIHAHFTGLRYLLYNFPMTCAFVGVASNFTFLSVIVLFSYMQWVWRGIWPRHRLSLQVNIRNRDRSHKEVQRRISAHQPGTGPQGQEESTQLSPITEDRESRADPSEPEGQLSEEEKPDQQPLSGEEELEPEASDGSGSWEDAALLTEANLPVSATALAPETVGSSEPSTGTVRQRPICSSS; translated from the exons GGGCCCTCCATTCCCCATATCCTGGAAAATGTGATGAGCTACAGGTATCAGCTTCTAGATCACCACTTTAACGTTCTAGCTACAAGTACTCGAGCAGAAGATCCAGGGGCAGCGAGGTCCATCAGGAAGATGTCTAAAGAAATGGCAGACCAAAGAGAAGAAGGAGCAGCTGGGGAAAGAGTGGCATGCAGAGATCAGATCAAAGAATCGGACAAAGACGAG GAACCACCAGCTGCTTCATCCCATGGCCAGGGGTGGCGTCCAGGTGGCAGAGCACCTAGGAACTCAAGGCCTGAACCCGGGGCCAGACCCCCTGCACTCCCCATCATGGTCAATGACCCACCAGTACCTGCCTTACTGTGGGCCCAGGAGATGGGCCACGTCCTGGCAGGCCGTGCCCGCAAGCTGCTCCTGCAGTTCGGGGTGCTCTTCTGTACCATCCTGCTCCTGCTCTGGGTGTCTGTCTTCCTCTATGGCTCCTTCTACTATTCCTACATGCCGACAGTCAGCCACCTCAGCCCCGTGCATTTCTACTACAG GACCGACTGTGATTCCTCCGCCTCCTTACTCTGCTCCTTCCCTGTTGCCAATGTCTCACTGGCTAAGGGTGGACGTGATCGG GTGCTGATGTATGGACAGCCGTACCGCGTTACCTTAGAGCTTGAGCTGCCAGAGTCTCCTGTGAATCAAGATTTGGGCATGTTCTTGGTCACCATTTCATGCTACACCAGAGGCGGCCGAATCATCTCCACCTCTTCCCGCTCC GTGATGCTGCATTACCGTTCAAACCTGCTCCAGATGCTTGACACACTGGTCTTCTCTAGCCTCCTGCTGTTTGGCTTTGCAGAGCAGAAGCAGGTCCTGGAGGTGGAGCTGTACCCAGAATACAGGGAGAACTCG TATGTGCCGACCACCGGAGCCGTCATCGAGATCCACAGCAAGCGCGTCCAGCTGTACGGAGCCTACCTCCGCATCCACGCCCACTTCACTGGGCTCAG GTACCTGCTGTACAACTTCCCGATGACCTGCGCTTTCGTTGGCGTCGCCAGCAACTTCACCTTCCTCAGCGTCATCGTGCTGTTCAGCTACATGCAGTGGGTGTGGCGGGGCATCTGGCCCCGACACCGCCTCTCTCTGCAG GTAAACATCCGAAACAGAGACAGGTCCCACAAGGAAGTCCAGCGGAGGATCTCTGCCCATCAGCCAG GCACAGGGCCCCAAGGCCAGGAGGAGTCCACTCAGCTGTCACCCATTACAGAGGATCGTGAGAGCCGTGCAGATCCCTCGGAGCCAG AAGGCCAGCTGTCTGAGGAGGAGAAACCAGATCAACAGCCCCTGAGTGGCGAGGAGGAGCTAGAGCCCGAGGCCAGTGACG GTTCAGGCTCCTGGGAAGATGCAGCTCTGCTGACGGAGGCCAACCTGCCTGTTTCTGCCACTGCCCTTGCCCCGGAAACCGTGGGCAGCTCTGAACCCTCCACAGGCACTGTCCGACAGCGCCCCATTTGCTCTAGTTCCTGA
- the BSCL2 gene encoding seipin isoform X7 → MVNDPPVPALLWAQEMGHVLAGRARKLLLQFGVLFCTILLLLWVSVFLYGSFYYSYMPTVSHLSPVHFYYRTDCDSSASLLCSFPVANVSLAKGGRDRRWGYLGQVLMYGQPYRVTLELELPESPVNQDLGMFLVTISCYTRGGRIISTSSRSVMLHYRSNLLQMLDTLVFSSLLLFGFAEQKQVLEVELYPEYRENSYVPTTGAVIEIHSKRVQLYGAYLRIHAHFTGLRYLLYNFPMTCAFVGVASNFTFLSVIVLFSYMQWVWRGIWPRHRLSLQVNIRNRDRSHKEVQRRISAHQPGGTGPQGQEESTQLSPITEDRESRADPSEPEGQLSEEEKPDQQPLSGEEELEPEASDGSGSWEDAALLTEANLPVSATALAPETVGSSEPSTGTVRQRPICSSS, encoded by the exons ATGGTCAATGACCCACCAGTACCTGCCTTACTGTGGGCCCAGGAGATGGGCCACGTCCTGGCAGGCCGTGCCCGCAAGCTGCTCCTGCAGTTCGGGGTGCTCTTCTGTACCATCCTGCTCCTGCTCTGGGTGTCTGTCTTCCTCTATGGCTCCTTCTACTATTCCTACATGCCGACAGTCAGCCACCTCAGCCCCGTGCATTTCTACTACAG GACCGACTGTGATTCCTCCGCCTCCTTACTCTGCTCCTTCCCTGTTGCCAATGTCTCACTGGCTAAGGGTGGACGTGATCGG agatgggGCTACCTTGGGCAGGTGCTGATGTATGGACAGCCGTACCGCGTTACCTTAGAGCTTGAGCTGCCAGAGTCTCCTGTGAATCAAGATTTGGGCATGTTCTTGGTCACCATTTCATGCTACACCAGAGGCGGCCGAATCATCTCCACCTCTTCCCGCTCC GTGATGCTGCATTACCGTTCAAACCTGCTCCAGATGCTTGACACACTGGTCTTCTCTAGCCTCCTGCTGTTTGGCTTTGCAGAGCAGAAGCAGGTCCTGGAGGTGGAGCTGTACCCAGAATACAGGGAGAACTCG TATGTGCCGACCACCGGAGCCGTCATCGAGATCCACAGCAAGCGCGTCCAGCTGTACGGAGCCTACCTCCGCATCCACGCCCACTTCACTGGGCTCAG GTACCTGCTGTACAACTTCCCGATGACCTGCGCTTTCGTTGGCGTCGCCAGCAACTTCACCTTCCTCAGCGTCATCGTGCTGTTCAGCTACATGCAGTGGGTGTGGCGGGGCATCTGGCCCCGACACCGCCTCTCTCTGCAG GTAAACATCCGAAACAGAGACAGGTCCCACAAGGAAGTCCAGCGGAGGATCTCTGCCCATCAGCCAGG AGGCACAGGGCCCCAAGGCCAGGAGGAGTCCACTCAGCTGTCACCCATTACAGAGGATCGTGAGAGCCGTGCAGATCCCTCGGAGCCAG AAGGCCAGCTGTCTGAGGAGGAGAAACCAGATCAACAGCCCCTGAGTGGCGAGGAGGAGCTAGAGCCCGAGGCCAGTGACG GTTCAGGCTCCTGGGAAGATGCAGCTCTGCTGACGGAGGCCAACCTGCCTGTTTCTGCCACTGCCCTTGCCCCGGAAACCGTGGGCAGCTCTGAACCCTCCACAGGCACTGTCCGACAGCGCCCCATTTGCTCTAGTTCCTGA
- the BSCL2 gene encoding seipin isoform X1 → MKESISYPEGPSIPHILENVMSYRYQLLDHHFNVLATSTRAEDPGAARSIRKMSKEMADQREEGAAGERVACRDQIKESDKDEEPPAASSHGQGWRPGGRAPRNSRPEPGARPPALPIMVNDPPVPALLWAQEMGHVLAGRARKLLLQFGVLFCTILLLLWVSVFLYGSFYYSYMPTVSHLSPVHFYYRTDCDSSASLLCSFPVANVSLAKGGRDRRWGYLGQVLMYGQPYRVTLELELPESPVNQDLGMFLVTISCYTRGGRIISTSSRSVMLHYRSNLLQMLDTLVFSSLLLFGFAEQKQVLEVELYPEYRENSYVPTTGAVIEIHSKRVQLYGAYLRIHAHFTGLRYLLYNFPMTCAFVGVASNFTFLSVIVLFSYMQWVWRGIWPRHRLSLQVNIRNRDRSHKEVQRRISAHQPGTGPQGQEESTQLSPITEDRESRADPSEPEGQLSEEEKPDQQPLSGEEELEPEASDGSGSWEDAALLTEANLPVSATALAPETVGSSEPSTGTVRQRPICSSS, encoded by the exons GGGCCCTCCATTCCCCATATCCTGGAAAATGTGATGAGCTACAGGTATCAGCTTCTAGATCACCACTTTAACGTTCTAGCTACAAGTACTCGAGCAGAAGATCCAGGGGCAGCGAGGTCCATCAGGAAGATGTCTAAAGAAATGGCAGACCAAAGAGAAGAAGGAGCAGCTGGGGAAAGAGTGGCATGCAGAGATCAGATCAAAGAATCGGACAAAGACGAG GAACCACCAGCTGCTTCATCCCATGGCCAGGGGTGGCGTCCAGGTGGCAGAGCACCTAGGAACTCAAGGCCTGAACCCGGGGCCAGACCCCCTGCACTCCCCATCATGGTCAATGACCCACCAGTACCTGCCTTACTGTGGGCCCAGGAGATGGGCCACGTCCTGGCAGGCCGTGCCCGCAAGCTGCTCCTGCAGTTCGGGGTGCTCTTCTGTACCATCCTGCTCCTGCTCTGGGTGTCTGTCTTCCTCTATGGCTCCTTCTACTATTCCTACATGCCGACAGTCAGCCACCTCAGCCCCGTGCATTTCTACTACAG GACCGACTGTGATTCCTCCGCCTCCTTACTCTGCTCCTTCCCTGTTGCCAATGTCTCACTGGCTAAGGGTGGACGTGATCGG agatgggGCTACCTTGGGCAGGTGCTGATGTATGGACAGCCGTACCGCGTTACCTTAGAGCTTGAGCTGCCAGAGTCTCCTGTGAATCAAGATTTGGGCATGTTCTTGGTCACCATTTCATGCTACACCAGAGGCGGCCGAATCATCTCCACCTCTTCCCGCTCC GTGATGCTGCATTACCGTTCAAACCTGCTCCAGATGCTTGACACACTGGTCTTCTCTAGCCTCCTGCTGTTTGGCTTTGCAGAGCAGAAGCAGGTCCTGGAGGTGGAGCTGTACCCAGAATACAGGGAGAACTCG TATGTGCCGACCACCGGAGCCGTCATCGAGATCCACAGCAAGCGCGTCCAGCTGTACGGAGCCTACCTCCGCATCCACGCCCACTTCACTGGGCTCAG GTACCTGCTGTACAACTTCCCGATGACCTGCGCTTTCGTTGGCGTCGCCAGCAACTTCACCTTCCTCAGCGTCATCGTGCTGTTCAGCTACATGCAGTGGGTGTGGCGGGGCATCTGGCCCCGACACCGCCTCTCTCTGCAG GTAAACATCCGAAACAGAGACAGGTCCCACAAGGAAGTCCAGCGGAGGATCTCTGCCCATCAGCCAG GCACAGGGCCCCAAGGCCAGGAGGAGTCCACTCAGCTGTCACCCATTACAGAGGATCGTGAGAGCCGTGCAGATCCCTCGGAGCCAG AAGGCCAGCTGTCTGAGGAGGAGAAACCAGATCAACAGCCCCTGAGTGGCGAGGAGGAGCTAGAGCCCGAGGCCAGTGACG GTTCAGGCTCCTGGGAAGATGCAGCTCTGCTGACGGAGGCCAACCTGCCTGTTTCTGCCACTGCCCTTGCCCCGGAAACCGTGGGCAGCTCTGAACCCTCCACAGGCACTGTCCGACAGCGCCCCATTTGCTCTAGTTCCTGA